In the genome of Brachypodium distachyon strain Bd21 chromosome 3, Brachypodium_distachyon_v3.0, whole genome shotgun sequence, the window CGATGACCCGTCCAATCCGAGAAACCTGTGGATCTCCGGTGGTTTGGTCCTGGCTGATGTTCACCACAGAGAGGTTCTCGTGGTTTGAGAGGACGTAGAGCTTACCCCGGTAGAATGTCATGTCTTCAAACTCTATACACTCGTCATAGGCGCGTACTGACCATGACGAGCCCCCCGGCTGGCACACAAGAATCTGACCCTTGATTTCATGTTTGACGACTGCTGCAGCAAGGTTCGACGAGCACATCACTAGCTTACTCAAGCAGAGACTCTTGTCCTTGATGTGCAGCCAGCTACACGTGTCCGCAGGCATATGCTTCAGATCAGCATTAGGGGGACGGAGCCGGACCATGGACAGAGCAGGGAGCGTCACAGTACCCCCGGAGAAAGGGTTCACCAAGATGCAACTGCCTtcacttgggaagacgagccAGCCGCCGCACGCGCTCTTGTACCCAGCGAAGCCGCAGCCAGGAAAGCGGAAGGTCTTGGTGCAGGGCAAGCTGTAGAAGGTGCCGTCAGGGAGAGCGAGCAGTGGCAGAGGCGGTGGCACGGCGAGCtgcttggcggcggcgcgccacTGGGGGCACACGGCGGAGAAGCGGGCTCGGTCGGCGTacgccgggaggaggcggagcaccAGGCCGGCCAGTTCCAGCGGGATGTCAGACCacgacggcgtcggcgtcgagaGTGGCTCCGCCATCGTGCCGAGTAGACCctgcaaagaaaagaagagcgAGGCAACATGATGAGCAAGCGGAACAAACCCAAAAGCTGCAAGAATCAAGGCACAGCACACATGCAGAGTCAGGGCGGCCGGCCCGGGTGCCTAGAGGCAATTCGTCGAGCATTTGAGGTGCATGGACGGtgcacatggtgggagcaggGAACGAACTGGGGACGAGAGGAAGGCAGCAGGTGTATGAGGACTTGAGGAGGGGGGAGAAACGTGTACCCGATGTCAGCGCGGTTGTTTTGGACGAAGGTCGACGTGCTGATTGCGCCGCCGGGGAGGTGAACCGTGCCGCCGCTGTCCGTCGCTGTTGAGGGTGGGAACTGGGGAGCGAATGGAGGACGGTTAtctttcagaaaagaaaaggtaactAAGGACGGTTGCTTTTTCGAAGGACAAggactgttttttttttttgttttttttttgagcgcaGAAACAGGGAATGGTTGTTGCGGAGCAGAAGAATGTGGGCCTGTGGGGGGACGAAATGGGCTTAGCCTTCAAGCACCCTCTTCCATCCTtcgcttttctttttcttttttcttgacgATTTTTATATACTCCACGAAGGAGAAAACAAGGTTTTCTCGGCATGTCTGCTGCACCGGTAGAGGATGATGAACACTCCAGATGACCAGATCTTGAGTTTGAGCATTGACGACATGAGAGAGTTTTCTATGTCCCAAGTTCATCTGGTGATGGCCTGCAGCTAGCCCTCTCATTCGTACCTTCATTTGTTTTCTCCGATTGTGCAGATAATAATGACTATTAAAAGCCACAATCACAAGTTCACGACCCAAAAAAGCATAAAACAAGCTAAGAGTGAGGAATGCATGAtagtaaaacaaaaacaagctCAGTTGGCTCCTTTTTCATCTGGAACAGACGACGGTGACGACCCAAATTGTCACGGAGCATTTCATCATCGCTAGGCAGTGAACTGGGGTGAGAGAGGTTCGAACTCTCGACCTCACGATCACTCCTGATGATAACCTATGCGACATACGCGCTAGCCAACTGCGCCATCcacccattttcttcttttgaggAAATACAACTTTGATATTCACAAACTCATAGGATTGTATCCATACATTTTTTACGTAGAAGGTTTCTATCAATGCTGAGAAAACCGAGTTCGTCCTCCTGTTCGAGCTCTGTCTGTGCGGTCACCTGATCGAGACGATTAAAGCCGAGAGACCTCTTCACAAATCACAGGTGGCTATTTATAACGTGTCAGCCTGTGCAGCGCATAAGCAACATTTATCCTCAAAACGTATAGAGATAATGTACACGTTGTTTTTCCAATACAATTCATAGCTCaatgctctctctttttcctttgcagctttttatttttattgctGGGGCAACAActtccatttttttccttaGGGTCTCTTTGATCTGTGGGATTTTCAAGACCTAggaatagaaagaaaaaaagacagaaTTGAAATATCATGACATGTTGTTTCCTAGGGGAATAGAAAATACATAAATGAGTTAGAAAAGTTGTTTGATTGCAGCACAGGAAAAAACACATTAATTCTCATGGGGGTGTGCATGGAATAGTTGTCGTAGAACCATAAGAATGTTTTCCAGGCGGTTGAACTCGATGGAAATTTTCCTTTAAAATTAAACGTAGAGTGAACCATAGGAAATATTTCTACGAATTTAATCCGACAAACAAAGTAACTCAAATATTCTAAGGGTCCTAATACTATAGAATTACTTTGAATCAAATGAGCCCTTATTATCCTATTTGTTTCTTTGAtgattttatatatttttgagATTTTAAATATTTACCAAATatataaactctataaagttgaagcccactaactgcagttaatttagcaagctgGACATGCAAGCTATCCACGTCATCATCCATTAATTTCTAATCTCGATCCGATTCCCACTAACTgcagttaatttagcaagctgGACATGCAAGCTATCCACGTCATCATCCATTAATTTCCAATCTCAATCTGATTCCCGTTCTAATTTCTAAATTTATTTCCCTCTAATTCGTTGGCCCATCATGTCAAGCCCACTGTCGTTGGAACAGCCCACAAAATGCAGCCCGCCTTGCGTCCTCCAGCCAGCCACGAACATCGCACCAGGCCACCAACCGTGAGATttcttccgccgccgctccaccTTCGGTTTGCCAAGTAACCGCAACCTTGATTTCGGCCTTAATGGGAGCCATTCCAAGTTAATCAAGAGAAACCAAATCGTGTTTCTATCTATTCCCCTTCACCTTCCTCCATTTCTCCTTTTAATTTCTCCTCCTTTCCCTTCACGTACGCAACCACACCTTATATTTTCCTGTCCCTGAACTCCAGCGCCGACGGGCACACCGACGTGTTGAAGCCGTGCACCAAGCTCACGTCGTAAAGCGCACAGGTGACTTGGGCGTCCCAGCATCATCTCCACCACCCGGCGTGCAATCGCCGCGGAGGTCGCCGCAGTTGCCTAGCTGCGCTTGCCGTGAGCATCGAAGGCCCTGCTGCAGGCAGCCTGACCAGCGACCACTGTCTTTTAGAATCAAGGAGATGAATTTGAATCGCTTGAAAAGCATTTGAATGCTCTGCTTTTTTTCTCATATTAGTTCTACTATGTTGTTGTATAACTGATTCGAGCTAATACATTCGAGGTTGAGTTGCTTCTCAGGTTTGTGCACTTGAATTTTGATGCAATACCTTAATTGAATTTAATTGTTATCTCTTATCTGCTTTGTATCGTCACCCAATTTTCTCCACTAAATCGAGTTGTTCTCCCTCTCATTGTATCTTTCTCTGTGTGCTAAGATGATTTGTCTTTTTAGGTTATGGCTCTTTGGTGTATACTATGCTAAGGTGAATCATATGAACCAAAAATTGTGCTAAGGTGAATTTCCACTTATTGATGTTTTTTTCCATTTGTATGTGTCCTGCATATTCACTTGAAttgtgaaaaaaatatcaGGTTATCAGATGATAATAAACTATTGTCCCTTCCATCTTCCACCACCCCAAGTACTCAGAGGTTCACAAATTTAATCCAGGAAAATTATTCACAAAACTTTACTTTTGGATTTTCTAACGAATCTTATTTTCCAGCGCAATGGTCCATATCACAGAGACCTCATATGAGACCAAACCTCTAAGTGATACACAAAAAAGTTTTCAGAAACAACATAAACAAACAATGTACTGCTTTACTGGTGTACATGCTTATTGAATTGCTCTGTTAAAAATATTGACTCCAATAATCACTTTCTACATCAGGACGAGTGCAAAACGAAGCATAGATTTTAGCAAAGATGATACCAAGATATCAAGCAGGTACAATAACACTTCCGACACCATGCATTTAATAACAATTTTGCTAATGCAGGCAAATCCTACCATTCTCGCATAGATACTACTTCAAAGAACATTTTAGTAGTTATTCTTACTACATTTTCTTCCATGCTTCATATGAGAAATGCTCTACTCATGTCCAGCTCAACGGAACTTGATCTTACTCCTCCCAAGTGACACAAGCAAGCGTATTTACTATTTATCACGTCCAATATCAATTATTCTTATCAATAGAACtaacttttctctctctccaaaATACACTGTTCGGCTACCGTACTTATGCAGCAGTGCAGACAAGACCACCGGGACAGAAAATTGAGAAAAATCCAGCATTCTAGTAATATATCAGGTAATGTATATTAACATATTTACCCCAAGTTCTGCATTATCTTCCTTGCCTTTATACCAAATTATTTCCGTTTTGACAAGATTGCATTTTCCAAAACATACAGGAGAACTTTCAATATGCTAGCAGTAGATAATAAAGCTCTGCAGCCTTCAACCTTACAGTATAGTATTACTTACATTCATAATAATTGATCACTAATTTGTAACCGAGACACCTCAATGTTTGCTACACTTGAATATATCTTATAGCTTTCCTATAATCTTAATTTGATATTTATCAATAATATGAAGAATTCCATGCAAGAAGAATGGATTTCTTTATAGTTTTTGGATTTGCattgttctttgttttcttctttataGGCGGTGATACAAAATACAGGGATGTCTCAGATCTTCCAATTTTTGAATGACTGAATTAAAAAATATTCAATTAACCTGGGAAGAGCACCGCATGATTTTATCTTCACAAATATGCATGTGTGCATTGCAACATTTTAGCAATGAACAATTTagcatctttttttcttcttttgtgcaCATGTTTTCTAACAAAAAATTTGGTAAATGttccgcagcaacgcgcgggcgATCATCTAGTTAAGAAGGATGGCATGTGACCATTCTTGTCTTGCTATATAGAATATGTTGCCTACTAGGCTATCCCTAAAACTAAAAGGGTACTATGTCTTAATGAGCACAATTCAACCATCTTCATTGACCATCCAAGTTGTGTTTGATTCCCCTTAACTTATTCTCATGTTATGTACGTACATGCCAAGTGCCTAATGTTTTTTGtcggaaaaacaaaaggtgctTTTTTTAAATCTCAGTTTAGATTACATTATCGTGCAATGAATGGCGACAATTTTTGTCTTTCCTAGAGCAAAACATATTGATATCAACTGCCCAGACAACCTAACACAATGTTAATGGACGAGCATTACAGGTGTCCAGACCTTTTCATTCGCATAATGACAAACAATCAAATTATCCCCCCTAGAGCATTTTATTTAAGGATTCATGGGGTACTTATTACGGTCTTTCGATTAAATTTAGCTTAAAGAGACAAAAAAATTCTTGAAATATGAGCAGTCTCAATCCTAGCCTTCATTAGAATTTGAGCCGAGTGTCTAGTCCTGTGACCCCATCTTTGTCACTCATGAAGCATATCTCTTTTTTATAGGGACATTTAGTTGTTGGACGGTGATGTAGCCTTTCAAGATCACCAAGTTCATAAAAATATTGGCATAAAATTTGGGTTTCATTGTCTAGCAAATGATAAACTTTTGGTTTACCAGTTGATTTTTCATCAAGATACAAACAGCTGGAGCTCAGAAGTAAGAACTATCTGACAGAAAATGGATTGATAATTCAAGACCTTAACATACATCCAATATATCAGCAGGACCACTGAGAAACAATTAGGCAAACAATTTCTGAAAATCGCAGCACCACTAGGCACACAGACACTGAGTACTACTGTACCACCTTGCAGCAAGATCAGATCAACGCCGAGAGAAGAATGGCAGAGGAGAAAACCAGCGCCAGGATGGAGGTCACCGGAGCCGGCAGCGCCACCGCACCGGCGTTCTTGGTGCTGTGCGGCCTCGtgttggccgcgccgccgccggtgttcctcccgccgccaccgccgccgcccgccccgccgccggggccgccgccgcccatgtGCCCAGCCCCAAGCTTCCTTGGACTCTGTATTTCCAAGAGCTTCTTGCCTTTGACTCCTGGAGAATCAAACAAGCAGCGATAAGAGGCTCTGCTTTCATTCATGACAAGGCTGAACCTGGAAGACCAAGAAAGccagagagagaagagatcgAAGCACAGTACTACTAACCATGAAATCCCTGAACCTGGAGATGAGGCCTGAGATGACGACGAGCTGCATCAACCAAGTTGCTTCTTCTTTCAGCTGTTGCTGCACACCATGTGCCCTGGAAGGCaaaggtgaggaggaggaagaagaagagagcaaAAGTACTTGCCTTCATCTTGAGATGTGCCGGTGCTGGCCACCAACAAGGAACTCCGATGTTTGAGTTGAGTGTCAGTGGAGGCTCCTCTTATAGTATCTCCTGGATGGAGATTAGTACTAGCTGCTAAGATAAGACCAGTCCAAAAGTTATTGGCATCTTGCCACCTGTTCCTTTGTGCTTTTAGGGGGCAGAGCAGACACTGTGAAAAAGATGTAAACAACTTCGTGAGGTGGAGGTTCTTTATTCTGTTGTGCCTTCCTTGCTCTTTAATTAGCTTGGTAACCAGGATTAGTACTTAGCAAATCCGAAACAGGCAATATAGTATCAGATGCTTTGGTTTCAGTTCAGTGCTATTGGGCACCATTGATCTGCTACtgaaggggaagaggagggggcaAACGGCACTGCAAGGTGCAGATTTGATAGCTTTTTGTGCATGTGGTGGGCGCACAGATTCCTTGATGCCCCATGGACCTACCCTTTGGCCTTTTCCAGCTATCTACgacaggatttttttttttaaagtatcTACTACAGGATTTTGAGGCCACATGCAGGCTGTAAAATCAATAAATCCAGCAGTTGGTTTTTcgtctccttttctttctgttagTGACTGCACGAGAGTCTGATCAGAAGAGAAAACGGTGTGGTCTTTTCCCTCTCAGACGTAGTTTTCACCGAATTCTGAATGGTCATCTTATAGCTCAAGAATTCAGACATGTCATTTAACCCCAGAAGACTAGTCATATCAATAAAGAAAAGCCAAAAAACGATGACAACACCTGTAATACCAATAAAAAATTATGACGAGTTATGCAAGAAGTTTAGTTCTCTAGTCGGGTGATGCAGCTAAAAATTGTCATCATGAAAAGGATAAGATGATGTCTACTGATTATTGGTGTAAGGTAGTGCTCTCCTTTTCAGGGCAGATTTCAGACAGAGAAAGGCACCAAAATAAATTTCATTTCACTTCTATAaatctctccctccctctctcacaTTACCACCTTTCTCCCCATGAATTTAAACTTTATGTGTTCCTCCCTATAAAAGCCCATACAAGAATATGATGCATTTACAATGCTCCcaaattttttgttgttatACATGTGCTCTGTGCTCAGAACGTTAACAGACATCCGATTGAGATCCCAACTGACCGAAAAGTAATACGAAATCTGTCCATAAAAGAAGGCCGCGTATCTGTTTGGACATGAAAATGACAAGCAATCAGCTGGAGTGGTGAGAGCATGAGACAGAGAGAAAAGTGGCGATTGTCCAAAGGTGTTTTGGATCAGCACCGAATAAAGAAAGGGAGGAATAACCACGTTACGTGAGAACACGTTATGCCATTATTCCAGGATAAAACCAAACCAAGTTCACATGCCAATGAAATGAACACACCATCTTCGACAGTTGTGTAGGTACAAGTTATCGAACAAGCGTGCGCTTGATGTCAGGCACGATGTGTtctcaaaagaagaaacaacagAGAGATGAAAAGAGAATTTAACAGGTTTCTTGCAAGAAACAATTGACAATAGAACAACAGCTTAATACAGCATATAACTTTACATATCACAGAAGCACAATAACATTTCCTTCCCTGTATATTTTGGAAAGGGTAAAACAGGATGTTGTTATTATTCCCTAAACAAACACACCTaccatgca includes:
- the LOC100834509 gene encoding uncharacterized protein LOC100834509, coding for MAEPLSTPTPSWSDIPLELAGLVLRLLPAYADRARFSAVCPQWRAAAKQLAVPPPLPLLALPDGTFYSLPCTKTFRFPGCGFAGYKSACGGWLVFPSEGSCILVNPFSGGTVTLPALSMVRLRPPNADLKHMPADTCSWLHIKDKSLCLSKLVMCSSNLAAAVVKHEIKGQILVCQPGGSSWSVRAYDECIEFEDMTFYRGKLYVLSNHENLSVVNISQDQTTGDPQVSRIGRVIEGDCDPVYMLWTEDTRADRKFYLVESGGQLLMVRRTIFSRLMMYDEMEDDAFFVERNEFEVFEADFKQSRWISVTTLGDDQVLFLGRRCSQAVPVSQYGIPGNRIFFLDDEEVEVSFRKKKSWMRTRPLVSMT
- the LOC100836362 gene encoding glycine-rich protein 5 — encoded protein: MKASTFALFFFLLLTFAFQGTWCAATAERRSNLVDAARRHLRPHLQVQGFHGVKGKKLLEIQSPRKLGAGHMGGGGPGGGAGGGGGGGRNTGGGAANTRPHSTKNAGAVALPAPVTSILALVFSSAILLSALI